In the Alkalispirochaeta americana genome, one interval contains:
- a CDS encoding monomeric [FeFe] hydrogenase produces the protein MKSSNNADRLRKEVLIRTARALLESDDRAALDRIPLDMRPRGTKSPTRCCLYRDRAVIRYRCMAALGFSVEKETDELRSLGDYGDEAFTRERPEGEVLTLIDEACSACIQTRYTATDVCRGCVAQSCIHACPKGAIEMRGGRAWINPETCINCGLCMKACAYSAIIKVPIPCEEACPTDAITKDPDTGREKIDHAKCISCGKCLRACPFGAIAERSQMVDVIRRLKEGSPMILLTAPSVAGQFPGTPVQFQAAVERLGFSGLREVAHGADETARHEAEELMERLDEGQPFMTTSCCPAYVEAVKKVLPEMQPFVSHTPTPLQYAARAAKAGSPGSITVFAGPCIAKRVEGMREESVDYVITFEELGALLIAAGIDVLECPEGDCADEALPSARGRGFAVSGGVTAAVEACAGEGLNPVSIDGLDRAAVKRLRSFACKGTCPGNFVEVMVCEGGCVAGPGAVVAPRISERELKKQMTAAG, from the coding sequence ATGAAAAGCAGTAATAATGCTGATCGTCTGCGCAAGGAGGTGCTGATCCGTACGGCCAGGGCGCTCCTGGAGAGCGATGACCGTGCCGCGCTGGACCGAATTCCCCTGGACATGCGTCCGCGCGGGACCAAAAGTCCCACCCGGTGCTGTCTCTATCGGGATCGGGCTGTGATCCGGTATCGCTGTATGGCAGCGCTGGGCTTTTCCGTGGAGAAAGAGACAGATGAGCTCAGGTCCCTGGGAGACTACGGCGATGAGGCCTTTACCCGCGAGAGGCCCGAGGGCGAGGTTCTGACGCTGATCGACGAGGCCTGTAGCGCCTGTATTCAGACGAGGTATACCGCCACCGACGTCTGCCGTGGCTGTGTTGCCCAGAGTTGCATCCACGCCTGCCCCAAGGGGGCCATAGAGATGCGGGGTGGCCGGGCCTGGATCAACCCGGAGACTTGCATCAACTGCGGGTTGTGCATGAAGGCCTGTGCCTATTCGGCGATCATCAAGGTGCCGATTCCCTGCGAGGAGGCCTGCCCCACCGACGCGATTACCAAGGACCCCGATACGGGGCGCGAGAAGATCGATCACGCCAAGTGCATCAGCTGCGGAAAATGTCTTCGGGCGTGTCCCTTCGGTGCTATCGCCGAACGTTCGCAGATGGTGGATGTGATCCGTCGCCTGAAAGAGGGGAGCCCGATGATTCTCCTGACGGCCCCTTCCGTGGCAGGTCAGTTTCCCGGAACACCGGTGCAGTTTCAGGCAGCTGTGGAGCGGCTCGGCTTCTCCGGACTTCGGGAGGTTGCCCACGGTGCCGACGAGACGGCTCGGCACGAGGCAGAGGAGCTTATGGAGCGTCTTGATGAGGGACAACCCTTTATGACGACCTCCTGCTGCCCCGCCTACGTGGAGGCTGTGAAAAAGGTTCTGCCCGAAATGCAACCCTTTGTGTCACACACCCCGACGCCGCTGCAGTATGCAGCACGTGCGGCAAAAGCCGGGAGCCCCGGGAGTATCACGGTTTTTGCAGGACCCTGTATCGCCAAACGGGTGGAGGGGATGCGGGAAGAATCGGTGGATTATGTGATCACCTTCGAGGAGTTGGGAGCTTTGCTGATTGCTGCGGGCATCGATGTTCTGGAGTGCCCCGAGGGGGATTGCGCCGATGAGGCGCTGCCCAGCGCCCGGGGGCGGGGTTTTGCGGTGAGCGGTGGCGTAACGGCGGCTGTGGAAGCCTGCGCCGGCGAGGGTCTGAATCCGGTCTCGATAGATGGCCTGGATCGCGCGGCCGTGAAACGGCTTCGCTCCTTTGCGTGCAAGGGGACCTGCCCCGGAAATTTTGTGGAGGTCATGGTATGCGAGGGCGGGTGCGTGGCCGGCCCCGGAGCTGTTGTGGCGCCGCGGATCTCGGAGCGGGAGCTGAAAAAGCAGATGACCGCTGCCGGTTGA
- a CDS encoding ATP-binding protein yields the protein MHWSLAHMILDLAQNSIEAGSSLVELSVAARGSIWHVDIRDNGCGMDDAQKAAALDPFYTEPGKHPGRRVGLGLPFLLQTVEQADGGYSLHSEKGRGTRLSFFLDSAHVDSPPLGDLAELFVDLMCYQGDYELVIQRSCAPAASADGEGQRQEEEAVRSYELSRSELEETLGEIALVENRLLARELLLDWEESLRGV from the coding sequence ATGCACTGGTCACTTGCACACATGATTCTGGACCTGGCCCAGAATAGTATCGAGGCCGGATCGTCGCTGGTGGAGCTTTCCGTTGCTGCCCGGGGGAGTATCTGGCACGTGGACATTCGGGATAACGGCTGTGGCATGGATGATGCCCAGAAGGCGGCTGCCCTGGATCCCTTCTACACCGAGCCGGGAAAGCACCCGGGCCGGCGGGTGGGGCTGGGCCTGCCTTTTCTGTTGCAGACGGTCGAGCAGGCCGACGGCGGGTATTCCCTGCACTCCGAGAAAGGGCGGGGAACCCGGTTGTCCTTTTTTCTGGATTCTGCCCACGTCGACTCACCTCCTCTGGGGGATCTGGCCGAGCTCTTTGTGGATCTTATGTGTTATCAGGGCGACTACGAGCTGGTCATCCAGCGTTCCTGCGCACCCGCAGCATCTGCCGACGGGGAGGGGCAGCGGCAGGAAGAGGAGGCTGTCAGGTCTTATGAGCTTTCCCGGTCCGAGCTGGAAGAAACGCTGGGGGAGATCGCCCTGGTGGAAAACCGGCTCCTGGCAAGGGAACTGCTCCTGGACTGGGAGGAGTCGCTCCGGGGGGTATAG
- a CDS encoding Fur family transcriptional regulator has product MRKSKQRDRIRELLERERIHVTASWVYDQLREEFPTLSLGNVYRNLNILVRQGEANRLPFGSTFDVYEAVRKPHYHFVCERCGAIEDVAVPGSLQAQLDSLLDDSSGHRLLRTTVEFHGICQACRKKATPSSEDQ; this is encoded by the coding sequence GTGAGAAAGAGCAAACAGCGGGATCGAATACGGGAACTCCTGGAGCGCGAGCGCATCCACGTTACCGCGAGCTGGGTCTACGACCAGCTTCGGGAGGAGTTCCCCACCCTCAGCTTGGGGAACGTCTACCGGAACCTCAACATTCTGGTCCGCCAGGGCGAGGCAAACCGGCTCCCCTTCGGGAGCACCTTCGATGTCTACGAGGCGGTCCGCAAACCTCACTATCACTTTGTCTGCGAGCGGTGCGGAGCGATCGAGGATGTAGCTGTCCCGGGATCGCTTCAGGCCCAGCTGGATTCACTCCTGGACGATTCCAGTGGACATCGCCTGCTCCGCACAACCGTGGAGTTTCACGGTATCTGCCAGGCCTGCCGGAAGAAGGCAACTCCTTCTTCCGAAGACCAGTAA
- a CDS encoding glucose-1-phosphate adenylyltransferase, whose amino-acid sequence MHDVLTIVMGGGKGTRLYPLTADRAKPAVPFGAKYRLVDIPLSNSIAANFKKIYVLTQFNTASLHLHIGNTYIFDSFTNGFVEVLAAEQTFTHTGWYEGTADAVRKNLVHFRTQKPTHYMILSGDQLYRMDLRGFFDEHVKSGAEASVAVLPVNRQDATGFGILTVDTKKRIKKFTEKPPLEKDISSLKIPKTLAARLPNYEEGKDYLASMGIYIFNAEAMEAVLDSDEADFGKEVIPNMIGSRHVNAYFFNGFWEDIGTIESFYKTSLDLADIYPAFNLYDEEMPIYTRRRDLPPSKLNSCTISQTLAADGCIITQSSLSRTVIGIRTIIGEGCTLEGVICMGADYYEEPGPEPLEDGHSVPPIGIGRNTRIKQAIIDKNARIGEGCSIGWDGIPPEGDYDRFFVRDGIIIVPKNGVIPAGTVI is encoded by the coding sequence ATGCATGACGTACTAACAATTGTAATGGGTGGTGGAAAGGGAACTCGGCTTTACCCGCTTACGGCGGACAGAGCAAAACCTGCAGTTCCCTTCGGGGCGAAGTATCGTCTGGTGGATATTCCTCTCTCCAACAGCATCGCCGCAAACTTCAAGAAAATATACGTGCTCACGCAGTTTAATACAGCGTCACTGCACCTGCACATCGGGAACACCTATATTTTTGACTCCTTCACCAACGGTTTTGTGGAGGTTCTTGCGGCGGAACAAACCTTCACCCATACCGGGTGGTACGAGGGAACAGCCGATGCGGTACGAAAAAATCTGGTCCATTTTCGCACGCAAAAACCAACCCACTATATGATCCTCTCGGGCGATCAGCTCTACCGCATGGATCTGCGAGGATTTTTTGATGAGCACGTAAAGAGCGGGGCCGAGGCGAGCGTAGCCGTTCTTCCCGTAAACCGCCAGGACGCAACAGGTTTCGGAATTCTTACGGTGGATACAAAAAAGAGGATCAAGAAGTTCACCGAAAAGCCCCCCCTGGAAAAAGACATCAGCTCCCTTAAAATTCCCAAGACCCTGGCAGCCCGATTACCCAACTACGAAGAGGGGAAAGATTACCTGGCCTCCATGGGCATCTATATCTTCAACGCCGAAGCCATGGAAGCAGTCCTGGACAGCGACGAAGCAGACTTCGGAAAAGAAGTCATCCCTAACATGATCGGCAGCCGCCACGTAAACGCCTACTTCTTCAACGGTTTCTGGGAAGATATCGGCACCATAGAGAGCTTCTACAAAACAAGCCTTGATCTGGCAGATATCTACCCTGCCTTCAACTTGTACGACGAAGAGATGCCCATTTACACGCGCCGAAGGGACCTCCCTCCGAGCAAGCTCAACTCCTGCACCATCTCGCAAACCCTGGCCGCCGATGGCTGCATTATCACCCAGAGCAGTCTCTCTCGTACGGTTATCGGTATCCGGACAATTATCGGCGAGGGCTGTACTCTGGAGGGCGTTATCTGCATGGGAGCAGACTATTACGAAGAGCCCGGGCCGGAGCCGCTTGAAGATGGCCACTCGGTACCGCCTATCGGAATCGGTCGCAACACACGGATCAAGCAAGCTATCATAGATAAAAACGCCCGGATTGGCGAAGGATGTTCCATTGGATGGGACGGCATTCCGCCCGAAGGTGACTACGATCGGTTCTTTGTCCGCGACGGGATTATCATTGTTCCCAAAAACGGGGTAATCCCCGCAGGAACCGTGATCTAG
- a CDS encoding DEAD/DEAH box helicase — protein sequence MNGLIKDLEQDTSFLRYVSHWARIPATEGCTVPLPASLDPRLKEALSHRGIRDLYSHQGEAWSHVEAGRNVVVVTPTASGKTLTYNLPVLDTLLGDPSARALYLFPTKALSQDQQAELGETIQGGDLPLAAMTYDGDTPRSVRTTLRTRSRIVITNPDMLHAGVLPNHTRWVQFFQNLRYIVIDELHIYRGIFGSHVANVIRRLKRVARFYGADPQFILCSATIGNPRELARQLIGEPVALVDKNGAPRGEKHLVLYNPPLVDSVQGIRQGVVQASKGLALRFLKQGVKTIVFTRSRQNTELVADYIRRGLANVFTDNGGIRIESYRGGYLPSERREIERGLRDGSIQGVVSTNALELGIDIGGLDVSILGGFPGTVAAALQQAGRAGRRQDCSLAVLVATSAPVDQYVVEHPDYFFGRSPESAWVNPDNPYVLMDQLKCAAFELPLDPGEPLVQSAGEFVTLLEESGVIRWGGATWHWSDQSYPAEGVSLRSASSENVVIIDTTGGTEQVIGEMDRPSAKELLFDQAVYIHRGTQYMVRKLDVENRQCRVEQRQVEYFTDALVKVDLKVLTEEDAIDTGAGTVLLGDVLVRSVASKFKKIRFGSHENVGYGDIFLPEEQMHTRAVLIPFSSGHPLEEPLEEMPPEARAALLGRLGRMLRAVAPVFLMASLQDVGVHTALKDTHFGVPAIFFYDRYPGGSGLAQGIAEAFPLLLSAALERVSNCSCTSGCPSCVGPRDARQEGWEGNPRQAVQALLARWVRG from the coding sequence ATGAATGGATTGATTAAAGATCTTGAACAGGACACTTCCTTTTTGCGTTACGTCTCGCATTGGGCGCGTATTCCCGCAACTGAGGGCTGCACCGTCCCCCTTCCGGCGTCGCTGGATCCCCGACTGAAGGAGGCTCTGTCCCACCGGGGGATCAGGGACCTCTACTCGCACCAGGGGGAGGCGTGGTCGCATGTGGAGGCCGGGAGGAATGTGGTCGTGGTGACTCCCACAGCGTCGGGCAAGACCCTGACCTATAACCTCCCCGTCCTTGATACCCTTCTGGGGGATCCGTCGGCGAGGGCTCTCTATCTTTTTCCCACCAAGGCCCTGAGTCAGGACCAGCAGGCGGAGCTCGGTGAGACGATCCAGGGCGGGGATCTTCCTCTGGCGGCGATGACCTACGATGGTGATACTCCCCGGTCTGTCCGAACCACCCTGCGAACCCGCAGCAGAATCGTCATAACAAATCCCGATATGCTCCACGCCGGGGTGCTTCCAAACCATACCCGGTGGGTTCAGTTCTTTCAGAACCTGCGCTACATCGTCATAGACGAGCTTCACATCTATCGGGGAATCTTTGGTTCTCACGTGGCCAACGTTATCCGGCGACTGAAACGGGTGGCCCGCTTTTATGGGGCCGATCCTCAGTTCATTCTTTGTTCGGCGACCATTGGAAACCCCCGGGAGCTGGCCCGGCAGCTGATCGGAGAGCCTGTTGCGCTGGTTGATAAAAACGGGGCTCCCCGGGGAGAAAAGCATCTTGTTCTCTATAATCCTCCTCTGGTCGATTCTGTTCAGGGAATTCGCCAGGGGGTGGTCCAGGCTTCAAAGGGGCTGGCCCTGCGCTTTCTCAAGCAGGGTGTAAAGACGATCGTCTTCACCCGGTCCCGGCAAAACACCGAGCTTGTGGCAGATTACATTCGTCGCGGCCTTGCAAACGTCTTTACCGATAACGGAGGCATCAGGATCGAGTCCTACCGGGGCGGGTATCTTCCATCGGAACGCCGGGAGATAGAACGAGGGCTTCGGGATGGATCCATCCAGGGTGTTGTTTCCACCAACGCCCTGGAGCTGGGTATAGACATCGGCGGGCTGGATGTTTCCATCCTCGGGGGATTCCCCGGCACCGTGGCGGCCGCCCTGCAGCAGGCCGGGCGTGCCGGGCGGCGTCAGGACTGTTCTCTGGCAGTGCTGGTAGCAACCTCCGCTCCCGTAGATCAATATGTGGTGGAACATCCCGACTATTTTTTCGGACGCTCTCCCGAATCGGCCTGGGTAAACCCCGATAACCCCTATGTGCTGATGGATCAGCTCAAGTGTGCCGCCTTCGAGCTGCCTCTGGACCCCGGGGAACCCCTGGTGCAATCAGCGGGGGAGTTTGTGACCCTCCTGGAAGAGTCCGGGGTCATTCGCTGGGGCGGGGCTACCTGGCACTGGTCCGATCAGAGCTATCCTGCTGAAGGAGTCAGTTTACGCAGTGCCTCCAGCGAGAACGTGGTGATTATCGATACTACAGGCGGAACGGAGCAGGTGATCGGCGAGATGGATCGTCCCTCGGCAAAGGAGCTCCTTTTTGATCAGGCTGTGTATATTCACCGGGGAACCCAGTACATGGTGCGAAAGCTGGACGTTGAAAACCGGCAGTGCCGGGTGGAGCAGCGCCAGGTGGAGTATTTCACCGATGCCCTGGTGAAGGTCGATCTGAAGGTTCTCACCGAGGAGGATGCGATCGACACCGGTGCAGGAACGGTTCTCCTGGGAGATGTCCTGGTGAGAAGCGTGGCTTCGAAGTTCAAAAAAATACGCTTTGGAAGCCACGAGAATGTGGGCTACGGAGATATCTTCCTGCCCGAGGAACAGATGCACACCCGGGCCGTCTTGATCCCCTTTTCTTCGGGCCACCCTCTGGAGGAACCCCTGGAGGAGATGCCTCCCGAGGCGCGGGCGGCTCTTCTGGGGCGTCTGGGCCGAATGCTCCGGGCGGTGGCTCCGGTCTTCCTTATGGCTTCTCTCCAGGATGTGGGGGTTCACACTGCCTTGAAGGATACCCACTTTGGTGTGCCGGCGATCTTTTTCTATGATCGCTACCCTGGAGGAAGTGGTCTGGCTCAGGGCATCGCAGAAGCCTTTCCTTTGCTTCTCTCGGCGGCTCTGGAGCGTGTCTCGAACTGTTCCTGCACCTCGGGGTGCCCTTCCTGTGTAGGCCCCCGGGATGCCCGGCAAGAGGGCTGGGAGGGGAACCCCCGGCAGGCTGTGCAAGCTCTGCTGGCGCGGTGGGTCCGTGGGTGA